In a genomic window of Pontibacter liquoris:
- a CDS encoding DUF2238 domain-containing protein, with the protein MMKVMMPAAKTKVPTLHKVYGGVFVIFWLYTGLTTPDLLNWATENSLTLSVLILLAAFYNIFRLSDSSYTLIFLFLLLHVYGSQYNYAQNPLGEWLQQTYHLQRNPYDRIVHFSFGLLLAYPMQEVLGHGLKPSSPWRYLLPLQLTLALGALYEIVEWLVADLVFGGKQQGMAYLGMQGDSWDAQKDMALALAGALLAMGATYLLHHRREQA; encoded by the coding sequence ATGATGAAGGTCATGATGCCTGCTGCCAAAACAAAGGTACCTACGCTGCACAAAGTATACGGCGGGGTTTTTGTGATTTTCTGGCTTTATACCGGGCTTACCACGCCCGACCTGCTGAACTGGGCCACCGAAAACTCGCTGACGCTCTCGGTGCTGATCCTGCTGGCAGCTTTTTACAACATCTTCCGCCTCTCCGATAGCAGTTATACGCTTATTTTCCTGTTTTTGCTCCTGCATGTGTACGGCAGCCAGTATAACTATGCCCAAAACCCCTTGGGAGAGTGGCTGCAGCAAACGTACCACCTGCAACGCAACCCCTACGACAGGATTGTGCATTTTAGCTTTGGCTTGCTGCTGGCGTACCCCATGCAGGAAGTGCTTGGCCATGGCTTAAAACCAAGTTCGCCCTGGCGCTACCTTTTGCCTCTGCAGCTAACGCTGGCCTTGGGGGCCCTGTATGAAATTGTGGAGTGGCTTGTGGCAGACCTGGTATTTGGGGGTAAACAGCAGGGAATGGCTTACCTGGGCATGCAGGGCGATAGTTGGGATGCCCAGAAAGATATGGCTCTTGCGCTGGCAGGCGCCCTGCTGGCGATGGGGGCCACATACCTATTGCATCACCGGAGAGAGCAAGCCTAA
- a CDS encoding MBL fold metallo-hydrolase — translation MQIKFLGTGGAFDTDYLNSAALLAFGDMHLLLDCGFTVYPELVRKNLIQQVDHILLTHLHNDHCGSLANLLLHKAIIEKSRRPVLIYPSEQFRQKLYTFLEIQLKDPDKYADFVPIEHFEGITCVDTYGQHSESYQTYAYIFDNDYRIAYSGDLGRPEALFDKLNRMPKKKTCVFHDITFNADNTSHTYYKKLLPYMNGVDIFGYHCDPSQNPDDNPIRLVYFQQELMA, via the coding sequence ATGCAGATAAAATTTTTAGGAACAGGCGGAGCTTTTGACACAGACTATCTTAATTCGGCGGCGCTCTTAGCATTTGGAGACATGCACCTGCTGCTGGACTGCGGGTTTACCGTATACCCGGAGCTGGTCAGGAAAAACCTGATACAGCAGGTAGACCACATCCTGCTCACGCACCTGCACAACGACCATTGCGGCAGCCTGGCTAACCTGCTGCTCCACAAAGCCATTATAGAAAAGAGCCGCCGGCCTGTGCTCATTTATCCTTCCGAACAGTTCAGGCAAAAGCTCTATACTTTTCTGGAGATACAGCTGAAAGACCCTGACAAGTATGCTGACTTTGTACCAATCGAGCATTTTGAGGGCATTACGTGCGTGGATACCTATGGCCAGCACTCGGAAAGCTACCAGACCTACGCTTATATATTCGACAACGATTACCGCATTGCGTATTCCGGCGACCTGGGCAGGCCAGAAGCGCTTTTTGATAAACTCAACCGCATGCCCAAAAAGAAGACCTGCGTGTTTCATGACATTACCTTTAATGCCGATAACACCAGCCATACCTATTACAAAAAGCTATTGCCTTATATGAATGGCGTCGACATATTCGGGTATCACTGCGATCCGTCCCAGAATCCGGACGATAATCCTATTCGCTTGGTATACTTTCAGCAGGAGCTGATGGCATGA
- a CDS encoding endonuclease III domain-containing protein yields MDAHDLPAEEKIKLTHELLNKAYKRLKLDNRREPMHELISTMLSHRTNHVDEEKAYYTMLERFGDWEGVMNADFDALADAIKTTRYPGQKVPQIQQTLRMIKERCGTINIDFLKDMPVDEAIAWLTSLPGVGLKTATLVLLFNFHKPVMPVDTHVFRVSQRVGILGAKVTANKAHEVLLHLLPPDPVELFNYHIHLLWHGQRICTFYSPKCEKCVLSSICNYYEDVREKGVDKAA; encoded by the coding sequence ATGGATGCGCATGATCTGCCTGCCGAAGAAAAAATAAAGCTGACCCACGAGCTGCTGAACAAAGCCTATAAACGGCTGAAACTGGATAACCGGCGCGAGCCCATGCACGAGCTGATATCCACCATGCTCTCGCACCGCACCAACCACGTTGACGAGGAGAAAGCCTATTATACGATGCTGGAGCGGTTCGGGGATTGGGAAGGCGTGATGAACGCTGATTTTGATGCGTTGGCTGATGCCATTAAAACCACCCGCTACCCCGGCCAGAAAGTACCCCAGATACAGCAAACGTTGCGAATGATAAAAGAAAGGTGCGGCACGATCAATATCGATTTTCTGAAGGACATGCCTGTGGACGAGGCCATTGCCTGGCTCACCAGTTTGCCGGGCGTGGGCCTGAAAACAGCCACGCTGGTGTTGCTCTTTAACTTCCATAAGCCCGTAATGCCCGTCGATACGCACGTTTTTCGGGTAAGCCAGCGCGTAGGTATACTTGGGGCTAAAGTTACAGCCAACAAAGCCCACGAGGTGCTGCTGCACTTGCTGCCCCCGGACCCGGTAGAGCTCTTTAATTACCACATTCACCTGCTCTGGCATGGGCAGCGCATCTGCACGTTCTACAGCCCCAAGTGCGAAAAGTGCGTGCTCAGCAGCATCTGCAATTACTATGAGGACGTGCGCGAAAAAGGCGTGGACAAAGCAGCCTGA
- a CDS encoding DUF3179 domain-containing (seleno)protein — MKGKAKLFYLGIAGLLLFELANVYFIMPMPGSQEINSIGLAYFLYTWRWVFRVLFVAMVVLGLRSALRRNRWLPYAALLLVIGIAYGTNFKMAADTMFYQPTKLQLTNAAQNTVAPDRLVLGITYKGQAKAYPVQYLGYHHQVRDSIGGKPVMVTYCTVCRTGRVFEPVVNGKPENFRLVGMDHFNAMFEDETTGSWWRQATGQAVAGKLAGHTLPEYPSMQTTLTKWLELHPQTLIMQPDKKFQAEYDSLKTYEKGRLTGTLTRRDTSSWQPKSWVVGVSLGNDSKSYDWNRLQQERIIYDVVHGQPIAVILSEDKSSFVVLARENREQAFTLQNDTLISQGNRYSFFGKSLDAAQPDLKSVTAYQEYWHSWKTFHPMTKW; from the coding sequence ATGAAAGGAAAAGCCAAACTGTTTTATCTGGGCATTGCCGGACTGCTCCTGTTCGAGCTTGCCAATGTTTATTTCATCATGCCCATGCCGGGCAGCCAGGAAATAAACAGCATCGGGCTGGCCTATTTCCTATACACGTGGCGCTGGGTCTTTCGGGTGCTGTTTGTGGCCATGGTGGTATTGGGGCTGCGGAGTGCGCTACGCCGGAACCGCTGGCTGCCTTATGCGGCCCTTTTACTGGTGATCGGGATCGCCTACGGTACCAACTTTAAAATGGCAGCCGATACCATGTTCTACCAGCCTACCAAACTGCAGCTCACAAATGCGGCGCAGAATACGGTTGCCCCAGACCGGCTGGTGTTGGGGATAACCTACAAAGGGCAGGCAAAAGCGTATCCCGTTCAGTACCTGGGCTATCACCACCAGGTGCGCGATAGTATAGGGGGCAAGCCGGTTATGGTAACTTATTGCACCGTTTGCCGAACAGGCCGGGTGTTTGAGCCTGTAGTGAACGGCAAGCCTGAAAATTTCAGGTTAGTAGGTATGGACCATTTCAATGCGATGTTCGAGGACGAAACAACCGGCTCGTGGTGGCGACAGGCTACCGGCCAGGCCGTTGCAGGCAAACTGGCCGGCCATACGTTGCCCGAATATCCCTCTATGCAAACCACCTTAACCAAATGGCTGGAACTGCACCCGCAAACCCTGATCATGCAACCGGACAAGAAATTTCAGGCAGAATATGATAGTTTGAAAACCTACGAAAAAGGAAGGCTGACAGGAACGTTAACCCGCCGCGACACCAGTTCGTGGCAGCCAAAATCGTGGGTAGTGGGCGTATCTCTCGGCAACGACAGCAAATCGTACGACTGGAACAGGCTGCAGCAGGAGCGCATTATTTACGATGTGGTGCACGGCCAGCCCATTGCGGTTATACTTTCCGAAGACAAAAGCAGCTTTGTCGTGTTAGCGAGAGAAAACAGGGAGCAGGCATTTACCCTTCAAAACGACACGCTCATCAGCCAGGGGAACCGCTATTCGTTTTTTGGAAAATCGCTGGATGCCGCTCAGCCGGACCTGAAAAGCGTAACCGCCTACCAGGAATACTGGCACAGCTGGAAAACCTTCCACCCGATGACCAAGTGGTAA
- a CDS encoding putative quinol monooxygenase, translated as MTKKYGLHGKLTAAAGQKDKLASILLEASRLVSTAKGCQVYLISEDKNEPDAVWVTEVWDSKEDHDDSLKVAGVRELIGQATPILAGQPQKGQELTILGGTGIR; from the coding sequence ATGACAAAGAAATACGGGCTTCACGGAAAACTAACAGCTGCCGCCGGTCAAAAGGACAAGCTTGCATCCATCTTGCTGGAGGCCTCCCGGCTGGTTTCCACGGCAAAAGGCTGTCAGGTATACCTGATCAGCGAAGATAAAAACGAGCCGGACGCCGTTTGGGTAACCGAAGTATGGGATAGCAAAGAAGACCATGACGATTCCCTGAAAGTGGCCGGGGTAAGAGAACTGATCGGGCAGGCCACTCCCATTCTGGCAGGGCAACCCCAAAAAGGCCAGGAACTGACGATCTTAGGAGGCACAGGCATCCGCTGA
- a CDS encoding S66 peptidase family protein, translating into MPASLRPGDKIAIIAPARKITVPEIALAISTFESWGLEVVLGNTIGASYNQFAGDDAQRLQDLQHMLDDDSIKAIVCARGGYGTTRIVDQVDFSRFQQHPKWLVGFSDVTALHCHIHTLGLESIHAIMPVLFPKVGTAPSIETLRRALFGEEFIYTAAPHAFNRTGIATGQLVGGNLSMLLTLTGTRSDISTDGKILFLEDLDEYLYHIDRMMVHLDRSGKLANLAGLLIGDMSDMHDNAIPFGKTAYEIILEHTGKYRYPVSFGFPVGHEPLNLAMICGRTAQLNVNEIGVQLAYC; encoded by the coding sequence ATGCCTGCATCCTTACGCCCCGGCGACAAGATCGCCATTATCGCCCCTGCCCGCAAAATAACTGTACCGGAAATAGCGCTTGCCATCAGCACTTTTGAAAGCTGGGGCCTGGAGGTGGTGCTGGGAAATACCATCGGGGCCAGCTACAACCAGTTTGCCGGCGACGATGCCCAGCGCCTGCAGGACCTGCAGCATATGCTGGACGACGATAGTATAAAAGCCATTGTCTGCGCCCGCGGCGGCTACGGCACCACCCGCATAGTAGACCAGGTTGATTTCAGCAGGTTTCAGCAGCACCCCAAATGGCTGGTGGGTTTTAGTGATGTAACGGCGCTGCATTGCCACATTCATACATTAGGGCTGGAAAGTATACATGCCATCATGCCGGTGCTTTTTCCAAAAGTAGGTACCGCCCCCTCCATCGAAACGCTGCGCCGGGCATTGTTTGGCGAGGAGTTTATTTATACGGCCGCGCCGCATGCCTTTAACCGGACCGGCATTGCTACCGGCCAGCTGGTGGGCGGTAACCTGTCGATGCTGCTCACGCTTACCGGCACCCGCTCCGATATCAGCACCGACGGCAAGATCCTGTTCCTCGAAGACCTGGACGAATACCTTTACCACATCGACCGCATGATGGTGCACCTGGACCGCAGCGGCAAACTGGCCAACCTGGCCGGCCTGCTCATCGGCGACATGAGCGACATGCACGACAATGCCATTCCCTTTGGCAAAACAGCCTACGAAATCATCCTGGAGCACACAGGCAAGTATAGATACCCAGTCAGCTTTGGCTTTCCGGTAGGGCACGAGCCCCTGAACCTGGCCATGATCTGCGGCCGCACCGCACAACTGAATGTGAATGAAATAGGCGTGCAACTGGCCTATTGTTAA
- a CDS encoding porin family protein gives MKHLFLTILACCAISMAAQAQIFTAGIKAGVSSSSVDVENVKNNLTQFKESDNITGYHAGAFLRLAAGNLFVQPEGLFTYTGGKVEYSNDPNTTDLHVEKFKFTRLDVPLLLGYKVFNVVHVNAGPVASVLLNGKFEGDKIDQYMNNAEWGWQAGLGVDVGNLVADLRYQALNSGYEDAVNGNYDIKNGQIMLSLGLKIIGK, from the coding sequence ATGAAGCATCTATTTTTAACCATACTTGCCTGTTGTGCCATCAGTATGGCAGCGCAGGCACAGATCTTTACGGCGGGCATTAAGGCTGGCGTTAGCTCCTCCAGCGTGGACGTAGAAAATGTAAAGAACAACTTAACCCAGTTTAAAGAAAGCGATAACATCACGGGCTATCATGCCGGGGCATTTCTGCGGCTGGCAGCGGGTAATCTTTTTGTGCAGCCCGAGGGACTTTTTACTTATACCGGCGGTAAGGTAGAGTATAGCAACGATCCTAACACCACCGACCTGCACGTGGAAAAATTTAAATTTACGCGGCTCGACGTGCCCCTGCTGCTGGGGTACAAGGTGTTTAACGTGGTGCACGTAAATGCCGGTCCAGTGGCCAGTGTGCTGCTCAACGGCAAGTTTGAGGGCGATAAAATAGACCAGTACATGAACAATGCCGAATGGGGCTGGCAGGCCGGCCTTGGCGTGGATGTGGGCAACCTGGTAGCCGATCTGCGTTACCAGGCCCTGAACAGCGGCTACGAAGATGCCGTAAATGGCAACTATGATATCAAGAACGGCCAGATCATGCTGAGCCTGGGCTTGAAAATAATTGGCAAGTAA
- a CDS encoding RidA family protein yields MIRQNISSGAVWEDLVGYSRAVRIGNIVEVAGTTATEGDEVIGKGDAYAQTTYALQKIEKALLQAGATLQDVIRTRIFVTDISQWEAVGRAHGEVFQSIKPATTMVQVSALINPELLVEIEATAIIG; encoded by the coding sequence ATGATCCGACAGAACATTTCATCCGGGGCCGTGTGGGAAGACCTGGTGGGCTACAGCCGCGCCGTGCGCATAGGCAATATCGTAGAGGTGGCCGGCACAACAGCTACCGAAGGCGATGAAGTGATAGGCAAAGGAGATGCTTACGCACAGACAACGTATGCCCTGCAGAAAATAGAAAAAGCCCTGCTACAAGCCGGCGCTACGCTGCAGGACGTGATCCGCACCCGCATCTTTGTGACCGATATCAGCCAGTGGGAAGCCGTTGGCCGTGCACATGGCGAGGTTTTTCAAAGTATAAAACCGGCCACTACCATGGTCCAGGTAAGCGCCCTGATCAACCCGGAACTACTGGTGGAGATAGAGGCAACAGCGATTATAGGCTAG
- a CDS encoding radical SAM protein, which yields MRLRSKPVLCNYYVTYRCNAKCSFCDIWEKPSPYITPEDVQQNLRDLKRLGVRVIDFTGGEPLLHRQIDQLLGMAHDMGFVTTLTTNGMLYPKLAARLKGKVDMLHFSLDAADKEQHDAGRGVACFDFVMESIEVAKALGERPDILFTVFKDNLHQLEEVYQKIILPNKLLLILNPAFAYNAVATGAQLSDEELSYITAFGRRRQVYLNEGFIALRRDGGNHVANPVCKAASTTLVISPENELVLPCYHLGTKSFPINGNLYEAYQSQEVTALKQQEGRLPACEGCTINCYMQPSFAVEVNKYFWKALPGTLKYNYLKGTWKRLLPF from the coding sequence ATGCGCCTTCGGTCCAAACCTGTGCTTTGCAATTATTACGTTACCTACCGCTGTAACGCAAAGTGCTCGTTCTGCGACATCTGGGAGAAACCATCGCCTTATATTACGCCGGAAGATGTGCAGCAAAACCTGCGCGACCTGAAGCGGCTGGGCGTGCGGGTAATTGACTTTACTGGGGGCGAGCCCCTACTGCACCGCCAGATAGACCAGCTGCTGGGCATGGCCCACGACATGGGTTTTGTGACCACGCTTACCACAAATGGCATGCTGTACCCTAAACTAGCCGCAAGGCTGAAAGGCAAGGTAGACATGCTACACTTTTCGCTGGATGCTGCCGATAAGGAGCAGCATGATGCCGGGCGTGGCGTGGCGTGCTTTGATTTTGTGATGGAGTCGATTGAGGTGGCGAAAGCGTTGGGGGAGCGGCCCGATATCCTGTTCACCGTATTTAAAGACAACCTGCACCAACTGGAGGAGGTCTACCAGAAGATCATACTTCCAAACAAGCTGTTGCTGATTCTGAACCCGGCTTTTGCGTATAATGCCGTAGCTACCGGTGCGCAACTATCAGACGAGGAGCTAAGCTACATAACTGCTTTTGGCAGGCGCCGGCAGGTTTACCTCAACGAGGGCTTTATTGCGCTGCGCCGCGACGGAGGCAACCATGTGGCCAACCCGGTCTGTAAAGCAGCCAGCACCACGCTGGTCATTTCGCCGGAAAACGAGCTGGTGCTGCCCTGTTATCACCTGGGCACCAAAAGCTTTCCGATAAACGGCAACCTGTACGAAGCATACCAAAGCCAGGAAGTAACGGCGCTGAAGCAGCAGGAGGGACGGCTGCCAGCCTGCGAGGGTTGCACCATTAACTGCTACATGCAGCCCAGTTTTGCCGTGGAAGTGAACAAATACTTCTGGAAAGCCCTGCCCGGCACCCTGAAGTATAACTACCTGAAAGGCACCTGGAAACGCCTGCTGCCGTTTTAA
- a CDS encoding gamma carbonic anhydrase family protein: MPLILPVKGVKPQMGQDCFIAENATMVGDVQLGNECSVWFNAVIRGDVNSIRIGDKTNIQDGAVIHCTFEKAATTVGNNVSIGHRAIVHGCTVADNVLIGMGAIVMDHAVVQQNCIIAAGAIVLENTVCESGWIYAGIPARKVKQLSAEQVAGLDKVANNYVMYSGWFTGKE; the protein is encoded by the coding sequence ATGCCACTTATACTTCCGGTAAAAGGCGTGAAGCCGCAGATGGGCCAGGATTGCTTTATTGCTGAAAATGCCACCATGGTAGGCGATGTGCAGCTGGGGAACGAATGTTCGGTGTGGTTCAATGCCGTGATCCGGGGCGATGTGAACAGCATCCGGATCGGGGACAAGACCAACATCCAGGACGGCGCTGTGATCCACTGCACCTTCGAAAAAGCTGCTACCACCGTTGGCAACAACGTTTCTATCGGCCACCGGGCCATTGTGCACGGCTGTACCGTAGCCGATAACGTGCTGATCGGGATGGGCGCCATTGTGATGGACCATGCCGTGGTGCAGCAGAACTGTATCATTGCCGCCGGCGCTATCGTGCTGGAGAATACTGTTTGCGAGTCGGGGTGGATCTATGCCGGCATCCCGGCTCGGAAAGTGAAACAGCTGAGCGCAGAGCAGGTGGCCGGCCTCGACAAAGTGGCCAACAATTACGTCATGTACAGCGGCTGGTTCACGGGCAAAGAATAA
- a CDS encoding hemolysin family protein: MALDLLLTLFLVLLNGFFVAAEFAIVKVRASQIELRAQTGNAMAKIAQHMLVHLDAYLSATQLGITLASLGLGWIGESVVSRIVIQAMHAFGYSGGEELAHSIALPISFAIITVLHIVFGELAPKSLAIQRSESTALAVAVPLRFFYLLFRPFIWMLNGLANAVLSLAKITPAHGSEVHSAEELRLLFEQSVESGAIQDSQHELIENVFQFNERMVKQIQVPRTKMVAIDVHIAEQDLMEVIFTEGYSRLPVYDGNIDNIVGILYVKDILSIMRLGEPIVIEQLMRPAYFVPETKKINLLLKQFQRRHMHMAVATDEFGGVSGIVTIEDIIEELVGEIQDEYDEEPPIVEKIGEYSYKVSGSAAISDANDFLPYPLPEGEDYETVGGMINVLYGQIPEDISEAALFNEYEIKVVERSERKVEWVLLTVRHAAEATES; the protein is encoded by the coding sequence ATGGCCTTAGACCTTTTACTGACTTTATTTCTTGTACTTCTGAATGGCTTCTTTGTGGCAGCCGAATTCGCCATTGTGAAGGTCCGGGCTTCCCAGATCGAGTTGCGGGCCCAGACCGGCAACGCCATGGCAAAAATTGCGCAGCACATGCTCGTCCACCTCGACGCCTACCTTTCGGCCACGCAGCTGGGCATTACGCTGGCCTCGCTGGGGCTGGGCTGGATCGGAGAGAGCGTGGTGTCCCGGATCGTAATTCAGGCCATGCACGCCTTTGGCTACAGTGGCGGCGAGGAGCTGGCACACAGCATTGCGTTGCCTATCTCTTTTGCGATTATTACGGTGCTACACATCGTTTTTGGCGAGCTGGCGCCTAAATCCCTGGCTATTCAGCGCTCTGAGTCCACGGCGCTGGCCGTGGCAGTGCCGCTTCGCTTCTTTTACCTGCTTTTCCGCCCCTTTATCTGGATGCTGAACGGACTGGCTAATGCCGTATTGAGCCTGGCTAAAATAACGCCTGCCCACGGTTCGGAAGTGCACTCGGCCGAAGAGCTGCGCCTGCTCTTTGAGCAAAGTGTGGAGAGCGGGGCTATCCAGGATTCGCAGCACGAACTGATCGAGAATGTGTTTCAGTTTAACGAGCGCATGGTGAAGCAGATCCAGGTGCCGCGTACCAAAATGGTGGCCATTGATGTGCACATTGCCGAGCAGGATCTGATGGAAGTGATCTTTACGGAGGGATATTCGCGCCTGCCTGTTTACGACGGCAACATCGACAATATAGTAGGCATCCTTTACGTGAAAGACATTTTAAGCATTATGCGCCTCGGCGAGCCCATCGTGATCGAGCAGCTGATGCGCCCGGCTTATTTTGTGCCGGAAACCAAGAAGATCAACCTCCTGCTCAAGCAGTTTCAGCGCCGCCACATGCACATGGCCGTAGCCACCGACGAATTTGGCGGGGTATCGGGCATCGTGACCATCGAGGATATTATTGAAGAACTGGTGGGCGAGATACAGGACGAGTATGACGAGGAACCGCCGATCGTAGAAAAAATAGGCGAGTATTCGTACAAGGTCAGCGGCTCGGCTGCGATCTCCGATGCCAACGATTTCCTGCCCTATCCGCTGCCCGAAGGCGAAGATTATGAAACCGTGGGTGGCATGATCAACGTGCTCTACGGCCAGATCCCAGAAGACATCAGCGAAGCGGCCCTATTTAACGAATACGAGATAAAAGTAGTGGAACGCTCGGAACGCAAAGTGGAGTGGGTGCTGCTCACCGTTCGCCACGCCGCAGAAGCAACTGAAAGCTAA
- a CDS encoding cytochrome c biogenesis protein CcdA has translation MYPHNIRKPLLTLLLFWLTVLAAQAQILKPATWSYDVSKKQVAVGEEVELIFNARIDKNWYLYSSDFDPELGPMVTEFKFAKDPSYELIGKIVPVHPKKKYDELWEGEYTYFTGTGQFKQKIRVLQPNLQVKGTYEYQVCSDVDGKCIPFDDAFTFTNKQITVTGTAAQPATTTPAASQPAPAKNTPTEAPQQEQPTQAAAQPDASVAAPATAQDTATRPVGTVAAAPAENTPRSAVATSAAVPAASINSGSLWAFILVAFGSGLVALLTPCVFPMVPMTVSFFTGSNSRAQGIVKALFYGLSIIAIYTIIGTVVARLFGADGANFLSTHWLPNVLFFLVFVVFAMSFFGLFEITLPSSFLTKVDAQADRGGWVGIFFMAFTLVLVSFSCTGPIVGSILVASAGGETLRPIAGMFGFSLAFALPFTLFAIFPSWLSSLPKSGGWLNSVKVVLGFIELALALKFLSVADQVYHWRLLDREVYLALWIVIFTLMGFYLLGKLKFSHDSELKYIGVPRLFLAIATFAFVVYLVPGLFGAPLKALSGYLPPQSTHDFDLNRIAHQNAGGGTSIASAGELCATPKYGDLFELPHGLKGYFDLEQAKKCSEEQGKPIFIDFTGHGCVNCREMEANVWSDPAVLQRLRDNYIIAALYVDDKTELPQSERYVSTYDQKEKTTIGKKYADYQITKFNVNAQPYYVLMNAQEDVLVTPIAYDLNVENFTKFLDAGVAAYKANREVAAK, from the coding sequence ATGTACCCACACAACATAAGAAAGCCCTTGCTCACGCTGCTGCTGTTCTGGCTCACCGTGCTCGCAGCTCAGGCGCAGATCCTGAAGCCCGCCACCTGGAGCTATGATGTTTCTAAAAAGCAGGTGGCCGTAGGCGAGGAAGTGGAGCTCATCTTCAACGCCCGCATCGATAAGAACTGGTATCTGTACTCCTCCGACTTTGACCCGGAACTGGGCCCGATGGTGACCGAGTTCAAGTTTGCAAAAGACCCTTCGTATGAGTTGATAGGTAAGATCGTGCCTGTGCACCCGAAAAAGAAGTATGATGAGCTGTGGGAAGGAGAGTATACATACTTTACCGGCACGGGCCAGTTCAAGCAGAAGATCCGTGTGTTACAGCCTAACCTGCAGGTAAAAGGCACTTACGAGTACCAGGTATGCTCTGATGTGGATGGCAAGTGCATTCCTTTCGATGATGCCTTCACGTTTACAAACAAGCAGATTACCGTAACGGGCACTGCCGCTCAGCCAGCCACTACCACGCCGGCGGCAAGCCAGCCAGCGCCTGCAAAAAATACCCCCACAGAAGCCCCGCAGCAGGAGCAGCCTACTCAAGCCGCCGCCCAGCCCGACGCATCGGTTGCGGCGCCTGCCACAGCACAGGACACTGCTACGAGGCCTGTTGGCACAGTAGCAGCAGCACCTGCTGAAAACACGCCCCGGTCAGCAGTTGCCACTTCTGCCGCCGTTCCGGCAGCCAGCATAAACTCAGGCAGCTTGTGGGCCTTTATACTTGTAGCCTTTGGCTCGGGGCTGGTGGCGTTGCTTACGCCCTGTGTGTTTCCGATGGTCCCCATGACGGTGAGCTTTTTTACAGGCAGCAACTCCAGGGCGCAGGGCATTGTGAAGGCGCTGTTCTACGGGCTTTCCATCATCGCTATTTATACTATTATCGGTACCGTGGTGGCGCGCTTGTTCGGGGCCGATGGCGCCAATTTCCTCAGCACCCACTGGCTGCCCAACGTGCTGTTCTTTCTGGTGTTCGTTGTTTTTGCTATGTCCTTTTTCGGACTCTTCGAGATCACACTGCCAAGCTCTTTTTTGACTAAAGTGGATGCGCAGGCAGATAGAGGTGGCTGGGTTGGCATTTTCTTTATGGCCTTTACGCTGGTGCTGGTGTCTTTTTCCTGCACCGGCCCAATAGTGGGAAGTATACTTGTTGCCTCTGCCGGTGGCGAAACGCTGCGCCCGATAGCGGGCATGTTCGGCTTCTCACTGGCGTTTGCACTGCCCTTTACCTTGTTTGCGATCTTCCCCTCGTGGCTGAGCAGTTTGCCCAAATCCGGCGGCTGGCTTAATTCCGTGAAGGTAGTGCTGGGCTTTATTGAGCTGGCCCTGGCGCTTAAGTTTTTAAGTGTAGCCGACCAGGTCTACCATTGGCGCCTCCTGGACCGTGAAGTATACCTGGCTCTCTGGATCGTGATCTTTACGCTGATGGGCTTTTACCTGCTGGGCAAGCTCAAGTTCTCGCACGACTCCGAGCTGAAGTATATCGGCGTGCCGCGCCTGTTCCTGGCCATTGCTACCTTTGCCTTTGTGGTATACCTGGTGCCGGGCCTGTTCGGGGCGCCCCTCAAAGCCTTATCCGGTTACCTGCCGCCGCAGTCTACCCACGACTTTGACCTAAACCGCATTGCCCACCAGAATGCCGGCGGCGGGACAAGTATAGCCAGTGCCGGAGAGCTTTGTGCCACCCCCAAGTATGGCGACCTGTTTGAGTTGCCCCATGGCCTGAAAGGCTACTTTGACCTGGAGCAGGCAAAGAAATGCTCAGAGGAGCAGGGTAAGCCCATCTTTATCGATTTTACCGGCCACGGCTGCGTGAACTGCCGCGAAATGGAAGCCAACGTCTGGTCGGACCCGGCGGTGCTTCAGCGCCTGCGCGATAACTACATCATTGCAGCCCTGTATGTGGATGATAAAACCGAGCTGCCGCAAAGCGAACGCTACGTAAGCACCTACGATCAGAAAGAGAAAACCACGATCGGCAAGAAGTATGCGGATTATCAGATCACAAAGTTCAACGTGAACGCCCAGCCATACTATGTGCTGATGAATGCGCAGGAAGACGTGCTGGTAACGCCGATTGCCTACGACTTGAACGTCGAGAATTTTACTAAATTTCTGGATGCCGGCGTAGCTGCCTACAAAGCTAACCGGGAGGTAGCAGCGAAGTAA